The following coding sequences are from one Paenibacillus sp. JDR-2 window:
- a CDS encoding pentapeptide repeat-containing protein, which yields MTNPKLNDYLNSVFTPYDGVKSVTELKADLLSDLQERYNELKAEGKDDETAFKTTIESIGDIEQTILEVANLSRSLERQVVTNFNGSNLADSDFAGVKAHKGQFKGSALHGSDFSGADLTGSSFKSSDVRQANFDGANLTDCSFSALDLTNASFNKSTLVRTNFSKSGLDGVKFTGAKLTDVTMTLTDLRKTKFEGCLFDGVDFKFSDLTKQCFDGQTFIGVKFEKAALTEASFKGATFKNVSFQPGFTLTKKYYRMIKTVNFDGATMDKLTFAHLKGMDADLSKVTVV from the coding sequence ATGACAAATCCAAAATTGAACGATTATCTGAACAGCGTGTTTACCCCATACGACGGGGTGAAAAGCGTCACCGAACTAAAGGCCGACCTGCTTTCCGATTTGCAAGAGCGCTACAATGAGCTCAAAGCGGAGGGCAAGGACGACGAAACGGCGTTTAAGACGACAATCGAGAGCATTGGCGACATCGAGCAAACGATCCTGGAGGTCGCCAACCTCTCCCGCTCGCTGGAGCGTCAAGTCGTAACCAACTTTAACGGCAGCAACCTGGCAGACAGCGACTTTGCGGGCGTTAAGGCTCACAAAGGGCAATTCAAAGGCAGCGCGCTGCATGGCTCCGATTTCTCCGGCGCCGATCTGACCGGCAGCTCGTTCAAGAGCAGCGACGTACGCCAAGCGAATTTTGACGGCGCGAACCTGACGGACTGCAGCTTCTCCGCGCTGGATCTGACGAATGCCAGCTTCAACAAGTCGACCCTTGTACGCACCAACTTCAGCAAATCAGGTCTGGACGGAGTCAAATTTACGGGTGCGAAGCTGACCGACGTCACTATGACGCTGACGGATCTTAGAAAAACGAAATTCGAAGGCTGTTTATTTGACGGAGTAGACTTCAAATTCTCCGATCTGACGAAGCAATGCTTTGACGGACAGACGTTTATCGGCGTCAAGTTTGAAAAAGCGGCTTTAACCGAAGCTTCGTTCAAAGGCGCTACGTTTAAAAACGTCTCGTTCCAGCCTGGTTTTACGTTGACGAAGAAATACTATCGCATGATCAAAACCGTCAACTTTGACGGCGCGACGATGGATAAATTAACTTTCGCGCACCTCAAAGGCATGGATGCCGATTTGTCGAAAGTGACCGTTGTTTAA
- a CDS encoding PadR family transcriptional regulator, translated as MSENKITSDLLRGHTDTMVLRLLSEADRYGYEIVKLIAERSEGEYELKEATMYSSFRRLEADGDIEWYWGDESQGGRRKYFRITEKGKETYIRNKSNWEYAKRVLENLL; from the coding sequence ATGAGCGAGAACAAAATCACATCCGACCTGCTGAGAGGACATACGGATACGATGGTTTTAAGGCTCTTATCCGAAGCCGACCGTTACGGTTACGAGATTGTGAAGCTGATTGCCGAACGTTCGGAAGGCGAGTATGAACTAAAGGAAGCCACCATGTACTCGAGCTTCCGGAGGCTGGAGGCTGACGGCGACATCGAGTGGTACTGGGGCGATGAATCGCAGGGCGGACGTCGCAAATATTTCAGAATTACCGAAAAGGGCAAGGAGACTTACATCCGCAACAAAAGCAATTGGGAGTATGCGAAACGCGTGTTAGAAAACCTATTATAA